The following coding sequences are from one Hyalangium minutum window:
- the trxA gene encoding thioredoxin, with product MSDKVIHVSEKNFDAAVLEQEGPVLVDFWADWCGPCHRLAPILEEVASTYAGRLTIALLNIEENRAIAQEEGVRRIPTLLLFRRGEVVAVKEGVPSPAQLSEFLEPHL from the coding sequence ATGAGCGACAAGGTCATTCACGTCTCGGAGAAGAATTTCGATGCGGCCGTGCTGGAGCAGGAGGGCCCGGTCCTGGTCGATTTCTGGGCGGATTGGTGCGGGCCCTGTCACAGGCTGGCTCCCATCCTGGAAGAGGTCGCCAGCACGTACGCAGGCAGATTGACCATCGCCTTGCTGAACATCGAAGAGAACCGCGCCATCGCTCAGGAAGAGGGTGTCCGGCGCATCCCAACGCTGCTGCTGTTCAGGCGGGGGGAAGTGGTCGCGGTCAAAGAGGGCGTACCGTCTCCAGCGCAGTTGAGCGAGTTCCTGGAGCCCCACCTGTAG